From the Hordeum vulgare subsp. vulgare chromosome 1H, MorexV3_pseudomolecules_assembly, whole genome shotgun sequence genome, the window AAGGAGCTATCACTTGTTAAAGACGTGCCTGTACTGTTTGCCATCGACCAGGTATGCTTGGAGTGTTGAGGTCCATGCATGCGGCTTCTTTCAACTCTGATGGTTATAGTGATAGTAATGATCAGTCTCACTGAAATATGTTTCTTCCTTTTGCAGTATAACAGTTGGTTTACATTCACCGAGTTCCAGGAGCCTGTAACTGTTAGATCCTGTCGATCAATCCACGCGAAAGAGCTTACAATGGTTTGTTGCACCAAAGCTGCTTGCGTTTGTTAGCATTACTCTTGCTTACTCGCTGAAATTGCTTGTAATTTTCTCCTTCCAAAAGTGGCAAACACCTGTGTGTCCTTTCAGTCAAACTTTTCTATCTTTGACCCAGTTtgtagaaaaaataatcaaaatcCGCAATActaataaatactccctccgttcctaaatataagtctttttagagatttcactacggacatatggaacaaaatgagtgaatctatattctaaagtatgtctatatacatccgtatgtagttcctagtgaaatatctaaaaagacttatatttaggaacggagggagtaataaagtTTATGAAAATATATATTTCATGATGAATATAATGATACTGATTTGGGATCGTACATGCTTTATGAACTTGGTCATTGATAGAAAGTTTGACTTTtgaaaaactaatacaccttacAAAAAATATCGGAGAGAGTATCTTTCTGGTTATGCAACTGTAGAAAGATTAAGGCCTTCTCCCTTTTCTGGTTATTCATTTTTCTTTACAGCCCTAGATTGTCCTGTTTCATTTATCTAGCTGATAGCATTGCTGTGATTTGTTTTTTCAAGTAAATGCGGTGTATGGGTTATAGTGTACCAAGAATTCTTAAATAAAATTTGATAGATCTGAGAATGTTGTTTGTCTTCGTTTTGGTCTAAGAAATCATATTGAAGTTTTCTCATCATGTGTCACTGGTAGAGCTTTTCTAACTACTTCTATTGTACTGTATAATTCATCATAGCTAGTTTTATTTGATAAATCTTTTCTTTCACCAACTCTGGATGGTCTGAAAATGTACATGCATGATTTTTTAAGCTCTTCTGACTAAACTGGTCACAACTAATTATGCTTTACATACATTGCTTACTTCAACAGGTCAATGCTTATAGgtcaatgcttcacaatgatatgaTGGTAGGAGCCTTCTCACATTCAACAGCAGTTGGCAAGCTAAGACAGGAGCTCCCGGATGTTCCCTCTGATGCTCGTCTGATTTTTCCGCGGTACACTGTAGATGAGGCAGAGACTGTGTGCCACTATTATATGAGGTACTTCCAAATAAAAGTTCTGTCTAGTGATAGCTTTTGAATATCATGCCATAACCTGCAATCCCATGTGCTTACAGAAGCTCTATTTGCGCGACCTGTGGCTTTTGAAAGGTTTTGTAACTTAATTCAAGCAAATGACCATTTTGATCTATTTGTTTGGCAGGCAAAAGATTATTCGCCGTGAAAGTTTTTCAGAGGAGAAGTGGAAAAagatatactatttgtcaaatggaAATGGCTCAGAGATGAGGTGGCTTGCTGCGTTTATATGAGGCAGTGAATACTCTAAGTTACTTAATAATTGTAGGTTGCCTGGATGTTTGGACAAGATTTGTGCTTTGATTTGAAATCCCCGGTTATCAGAAATTTTGTGTTCAATTTTGCATCTTCTTACTTAGTTTCTGATGCCAGGAGTGATATAGTATAAGaaaaactgccactttggttccaGCATGCCACTTCCTCGCTGTTGTATACTTGTACTATGTCTTATGGAACTCCTGGGAGCAAATTGCTACCTAGTAAAATATCTAAGATTTTCTATCCCCACTAGAAGTGTGAAGATAATTTTGGCTGTGGCTCCAAATTTAATCCATGTGTTCTCACGAGTCACGACACATTCTTTATGGGTACTGACTAGGATTATAGTGAGCTGCCCTACTGATGAAGGATATGAAGAATAAGCAACTGGTATATGATCTTAGTAAAGCTTCAATATGTTTTGGTTCAAATATAGTATACTTCTCCCTGTTGGCCGGGCGCTGTAGCGATCAAAGAATTTGagttagggcatctccaatggttgtaagatagttgttggtaattatgacacataggatttttgatgatgtgtcttgcaataaataaggaaagagagtaaggttgtatgtaaattaaccaacactCTTGCACAAGCTTcaatgtagaatgagagagcacATTATTTATTACCTCACATCTTTTTAAACAAACTAAATACAATTCATTGaagtagttgtatgttaaggCGTTGGCTGATGACATGGCGAGATGTCCTTACAGGATGATCTATTAATGAATTCAACTTTATTGAAGAGGCACTTGTTACTAAATGAATGCTTAATAATCCGGCAAAGCCTTATTTTAAGTTTGATCTGATAAGATTTTGGTAAATGCTGTTTGCATCCTTTTCAATTATCAACCTTATTTGTGATTTTGCTAAGCTTGTGTTGATGGTTTAATTTGTTAATTTAGTATCCTATATGGCTCATTAAGCCCCTGTTCGGCAGCCCGCCACGGAGCAGAGCGCGAGGAGCGTCCTGTTAGCAATTCCTCAGAATATAACTAGGTGTCACTCCGCTCTGATGTGGAGTTGCGGAACGGAGAGAGTCCGAACAGTCTCTAAATAAACTTGTCATGATGAAAGGCCCTGCTGACGAGCTGATAATTTTTTCACACTCCTCTCTGCGTTTGCGTGCGTTCTGAATTACTGCCCCTATATGGTTTCTGCTCCTGCGTGATTATCCATCGATCGCCATCTATCTTGGGTCACATCTCAACCTCTTGATGTGGATTTCCCGCGGAAGCTTCTGACCTAATTCATTTCCGCGTCATTGATAATTAGTGGAGCATTTCATTTGTAGCCCTGCAGTGGAATCACGGTATGTAGTGTCGTAACGTCGAATACGTCTGTAATGCAATGTAATGTAATCTAACCTGCAAGCTACGCACGCCTTGCTTTCTGTCGTACCAAATTGACCCGTATTTTGAACTTTTCCCAAGAATCAGCATCACCCTCTGCCCTGCCGGTGCCGGGAGTGTCATTGAATTTTCTATTGCCAGGAACGTTAACAGGATACACGTCAATTTGCAAGCTTTTTGAGAGAGGCGACACATGTTAATCGCCCAAAATTCCCAAAAAACGTTTCACCGGTTTTACAGTAGCCACACATAAGCATTTCAACCATGGCAGAAATCTGAAAAGTCCTCGTGTCCCAAGCATTTCTATCGTGAATAATGCACGGCAACTTGCTAGAACGATGTAGAAACCCTCTCCTTCCCGGGTGGTAGGCCCCCACCCTTGTCCCCTAGCAGGAAGGATAAGCCCACACACAAGCCCTCCTCTGCCTTCTCCCTTGGTGCAAGGAGCTGGCTGGCTCCTTGATGCTGATGTGCCCATgcccatgtgtgtgtgtgagtgcccACCCATATATAGCTTTCTCCCTCTGGCTCCTTGCTCCCCTGCCAATAGTTGATCCGTCCAGCAGCAGCAAGCAACCAGGTTCAGGTTTGATCCTCTAGCCTTTGCGGTTGCGTCCGTCGATTTGTCTGCCATGGAGGGAGGAGGCGCTCCTTCCGTCCAGGACGTGTGGGACTGGGAGGTGCTGCCTGACGAACACAGGAGCTTCTACGCCGAGAGCAGGGCTGCATCCCGTGCCCACGGCAGCGGCGAGGTTCTTGCCGGTAAGCTCGCTCTTGATCACGATTTTTTTTACTTCGGTTTCCACTCATGTTCCAATCCCTGTATTTGTAATTGTAACTGTAATTGATTGCGTGCGTACTCCAGATCACGAAACCGAGGAACCGATCCTGCCTCCCCCGTCACAAGTGGACGCTGGTAATGTTGACGAGTGTAAGGACATCGGCGTCGACGTCGTGCCGGCCGAGCCCAGATCAACTAAAGAGGGTAAAGATGAAGAACCCACGGTGACGGAGCTGCTAGTCTCTGACGGCGACGGGCAGGACAAGTTCCAGGCCTGTGACGACGCCAAGGAGGTGGACGACGATGGCAAGCAGATGGCTGCGGCAGAGGCAGTGGAATCAGCGCTTCCTCCTCACGAGTTCGCcgcgggagaggaggaagagggcaagaaggaggaggacggcgCGCCGCCGGAGTGCGTGGTGTTCAGCGTGGGGAAGCTGCGCGTGAACGCGGTCGGGGCGCTTTGCTCGTTCGGGGTGGCGGCGGCCACCGTCTGCGTGTTCCTCGTCGGCGGCAGGCTGCAGCACCACAAGCAGCAccagcatcagcagcagcagaagaTCCAGCTGCAGTTCCTTGGCGATGATAAGGTTTGCTGACTCTGTCGCCACCTAATCCGATCCAGAGCATCAGAATCCTTTTCCTATTAGTAATAACTCAACTTAAATCAATTACAATATCAATCAACTATGCCTTTTTTTCTCCCGAGAAACACCGTACACACTCACATACACGAACTCCCTGTCTCTATGACTATGAGCACCTTCAGTAGATTGAGCCGACAGATATCCGATTGACGAAGTCTGTCACAGACGCATGGTGCACGGCCTAATTGGACCCATTCCAACACCGCAGTCCGCAGTTTTCTTCCCGGATTTGACCGCCATCCGCTTCTTGTGGAACTGAATCTTGAAATATTATTTGTCCAAGAGAAGACTGGCTGAAGTAATACATATGCTGTTGATCTGTGGATGTGCAGAGAATTCAGCAGGTGGTGCAGCAGACATCGAGGCTGAACCAGGCCATGTCATCTATGATGGGGGCAGGCGCGTCCACAAGGGCCAACATATCGTTCGGTGGCTTCTACGACGGCTTCTGATCCACCCGCCCGCGATTCAACTCTCGGATCAAGCACAAGCTGCTGGATTCAACTACGTACATCTGATGAAGAAAAAGCTAGCTCATGCGTTATAGCAAATCAGCAGCCTTGGTAGTGGTTGTCATGTACGTATAACATAGATCACGTGTCGTGTTTGTACATAATGCACGATATACTGGGTGTAAATAATTGGGACCGTGGCCGGGCCGGCTGTATGTGTATGCAGATGAGGATGGATTCATTAATAGATTTGTTATTAAGTTCATAGATAAGGGATAACGACCATGTCGTTGTGCTGGAACAGGCTGTCGCGGGGAGGCTCTTTCTTTCTTAACACGGTACAATCGAGATGCTTTATATACGAAAAAAGTCCAAAACAAACCTTGAAGTTATAGAGAAAAGCTAAAtcaaatcatgaactttgaatCCCTAAAATCGGCACACCGAACTCACTGATCCTGGTCTATTTTAAATCCGGGATTTGCTGAATTGGGCCGGGCCCATTAGCGCAGTTGCGCACGCGCGCACCCTCTgctctgtttttatttttatttttttattttctttttgctttttcACATGTGTATATTTTTTTCAGTATCCAATGTATTTTTTTAACATATATGTATATTTTTTGATAAACTTCCAATATTTTTCAACACATTATGTACATTTTAAAAGTACATCTTACAAAAACAATACATGGTAATATTTTTCTAAATAAATATTTTATATTTTCTAAATAACAataaacattttataaaattgatatatatatttttgAGGTATAAATAACAATAAACGTTGAATGTTTGGCGCTAGGATTATGCTCCTACAAATTTATAAAATGCATGTTAGACCAACACGAATAGAATTAAAAATACGAATAGAACTAAAAATACGAATTGAATTAAAAATACGAATaaaattaaaaatacaaatatAATTAAAAAaaccaaacattttttgaaacaaaaaagtCACAGAATTTGTgacaaaaatagaaaacataaatatttttaacttctgaacaattttaaaaatgcGCGAACTTTTTTTAAACTTTGTATTTTTTTTTGTTAGTGGGCCAATCCAATTTCTATCTATAAGAGTGCAGCCTAGCAGGTTATCCCGGTCGGGATTGTGGTATTGCCAGAATCCCGGTGTGCCAAACGGGCCTAGGGTTCAAAATAGACCGGGATTACAAGTTCAGAGTGTCAATTTCAGGGATTCAAAGTTTAGGGTTTGATTTAACTTTCGTCTATCACTTCAAGGTTTGTTTTGGACATTTTCCCTTTATATACACACACATATCTCTATACTATGAACGTGCACACATACAACATTCTGTATGGGCATCTCCGATATACTGCAATTTTGCCTATTTAGGCCCTATTTGGAACCACTCGgattatataattcagtttttataatctattatgtcttcaaacaAAACATATTATGGTATAGATTATAGAAACTAGATGGAcatattattaaaaactcacaatctactctaccccagctaaaatcagattatgcattcctaatgatgttttcgatgttgggagtttttatcggtcttattcgaggaagggttctcaccattttttaTGGGCCTTTTATCACTTGATTCTTATTgacatttctatcaagattgtgttagcccatgtcgttagctttccaacaaacttggtttcgttgaatttggagtccgcatgcgaaagttaaggcagtttctgtggcgaggagtagtaccgcttgtgcctaacggtagtaccgctccatcggactttatttgcgcatcctttttgcctcggcatggctggtgaacctactgagcggtagtaccgctccgtcggactttatttACGCATCCTTTTTGCGTGAGCATGGCTGGTGAATCTACCGAGCGGTAGAACCGCTCccatgagtggtagtaccgctctatgcgggctgtgaagcataacggttggtttttccccacctataaaagggggtcttcttcctcattgaaccttatctctttagctcgtgttcttccctcattgttgacctacttcgagcttgctaactctcaatccctccaatgattcttgctagttcttgagggaaaagagagaggagatctagatccacatttccaccaaccactttctcctctaagtgaggggaaccgtttgggtctagatcttggagttcttcgtgttcttctttgttcttcatcTCATTTTACTCCCTTGCATTAGTtgttttggtgggatttgggagagaaggacttgggcactctgtgtgcccttgTCATTGCATTAGGTGCATCGGTTTGAATTCTCCacgggtgatacgtggaagtgagaagctgagaagcttattacccttgggtacttggtacccctagaatcttggtggtgcctcggagctcaatcattgtggtgtaaagctccgggcaagcgtcggggtctccaactaagttatggagattgccccgagtatttgtggtcaccttgaagccatatgccattgtggtgaagcttcgtggtgttgttgggagcctccaattaagttgtggagattgccccgaccttgtttgtatcaagggtcccttagtggaatcacgtcatcttgcattgtgcgagggcgtgaggagattacggtggccttagtggcatcttggggagcattgtgcctccacaccgctccaatggagattagcatccgcaagggtgtgaactccgggatacatcatcgtctccacctgcctcggttatctcttacccgaaccctttacttatgtactttactttgtgatagtcatattgtttcttgtcatatatcttgctatcacttagttgcttatcttgcttaacataagttgttggtgcacatagttgagcctagttgctttaggttttgtgcttgaaaaattaaacgttaattttattccgcatttgttcaagactaaaccgtaattattttaaagcgcctattcaccccccctctaggcgacatccacgtcctttcaattggtaacagagctaggtctctctttattaggtttaaccacctagagagtaaggatgtcgactaggagtTTAGGATTCActtacactcttagtttcgatcgcacaaattttgatgtttgggtaattcacatgcttaatcacttttgggtcttggacccaaatttagagcgaattgtagatatgggttttctcctccaaaggattctcaaaatatatctttaaaggatgagaaaaactcttatctcgatgctcaagcttctaatgtgccttttgatgctttgagcaatgtagttatatttcaactcatgccattccgggatgctcatgagttgtggacaaagcttcaagataaatatggtacgtccaagatttgtgggaatgattgttatccctccacctccggtcatgtggtcttctcaacttcatctacttcacctacatgtggattgccacaaggtaatgatatggtgagtagtggagatcattgcaatgatgatagtgggcttattgttgatgatccttcatcactatattattgcaatgcttcatctttgggcgttaacactttgagcactctaaataTTTTACAGGCTTGTAttgatagtccgtgcatatcatgtaaaaactgcttgactaaatctcatgatgatacgatttctatatcttgttgccatgataaaaatgtatctatttcctcgagttgttgtgctaacaacgtagaggaaatccatcactccatggaacaagatgtggccttaaatgatgcttcaagggatcccacatcatcatctattgtttctcacttttgccttatggctaaggcttcaaaggtatctcctactttgaatcccaataaatctcatgatgatgatgttgatgataatgaggatgaggataaagatgaagagagtgatgatattgcatccttaaaaattaagggtgaaatgatttttaaatatctttataagaataaacttgcttgttccaacttcatggaaatcatgtctattgccaccgagggcaagaaatatatggagtagttggaagctcatcttgatttgcatgaggccaccattgagacaatggaaggtcatgagcgtgattacgctaatgagatcacaGAGATATCTCaatctcttgaaaatgaacaatccaccaaggaatctcttgatgaGACCTTTGCTcttgaattatctagattaaaggaatctcatgatagagctctcgatgtggctaatgattttagaactaaaaatgataagcttgaagttgcacatgctaaactccgtgaggactatgagcacctcgaaaatggctcaagggctattaagagttctctcatcgaactcaccgagtctcatgctcaacttgaagcttcatatgctaaagagcttgcctagTTGCCTTatcctcttattgctaatgatgatgcttgtgctactaactctacttcttgtgaagcatccatttgaaaggagaatgttgagataagggctcaacttgagttgatatctagcaattatgggaaattggaagaaagtcatgtaatgctcacaagctctcatgatgatcttctagcatcccataatgtgataaaattagctcatgaggctattactaccaaggtaacatcaagtgagcctcatgtggacagtgacactacttctagtcaaaatgctctattgccatgtgctagtcctcgtaattcttctactcataatgttgctacctcttgtgatgaattactttccttgcattgttgctctaataatgaagcttatactttctctagtacttgtgttgatactaaccatgtagagga encodes:
- the LOC123431400 gene encoding uncharacterized protein LOC123431400: MEGGGAPSVQDVWDWEVLPDEHRSFYAESRAASRAHGSGEVLADHETEEPILPPPSQVDAGNVDECKDIGVDVVPAEPRSTKEGKDEEPTVTELLVSDGDGQDKFQACDDAKEVDDDGKQMAAAEAVESALPPHEFAAGEEEEGKKEEDGAPPECVVFSVGKLRVNAVGALCSFGVAAATVCVFLVGGRLQHHKQHQHQQQQKIQLQFLGDDKRIQQVVQQTSRLNQAMSSMMGAGASTRANISFGGFYDGF